The Pontibacter pudoricolor genome contains a region encoding:
- a CDS encoding YCF48-related protein yields the protein MKTKLLLLVHALLTLTLSSASAQWKWLNPEPSGNTGQSITFTDAQNGFILSGTQLLQTQDAGITWSVKQEIASSNEIRFKDNAGYIVGNNGYVLQTLNQGEFWQKLAVNTQENINTVNILHADTIYLTSNKSLLKSTDGGANWNIVTIQAPNTSPLTVTKSFFLNSKVGHAVCNNGYILKTINGGTSWYVTESVNFFPAGYFTVYFVNSKVGFASRAHSAILKTTDGGESWFELPNTTDAIYSFSFLTESIGYITGDHGVIHKTTDGGATWQWVGFQNGRIAGSSMYGIHFTDENVGYATGMRGRIIKTTDGGKTWKENSFTYNNINDMHFPTNTTGYALGSELYKTTDKGENWTTINTGLDESYHYYRLAQFFSADTGYVVTHQGLYSNSVDQLLRTNDGGTTWTKLKLHTYGIRISSMHFLNQQIGYVCTDSWTGNGFLKTINGGVTWQKVSGFTGAKKIHFINMNQGVAIRYGDLYTTTDGGINWIKVHEVYGDFTDISFVDEKVGYISAEYNTVLKTEDGGSTWTELKTEYDHLQTIAFYNANIGYVTGEYGRNFKTSDGGLTWQSFDIPHGITNLSITKDKDIFGSGFSGRILKGALSYEEYVLNALTASELAADGATLTAIAASNGDPLTNIKIEYGVAGSLDKSINLTPTDVSPNTSKKFKLSVGDLQPNTTYYYRVKALYKGVEVTSQLVKFSTLPAFTINMDYTYYPSSNEAKVSCQVTSQLGEITNIQFEYANNQTFENATYVHATPNVVASKTSSHVSAQLQRLEPATRYFVRLKINSFGKVYYSSPTAFYTKPEYVINMQPPVVSATDIKWTARIDANKDAITDIVFEYGKTLSFGNQVASTPNSVLKDRWQAQVQVTLAELDRNAIYYYRIKAKQTGKVIYSAVNLFKATGGVLVETSKAENITGASALLTGLVAPQGSLISNLQFEYGETDALGNSLPAAPNYLYSATTSNVKAEVRSLLPVTGYFYRLKGTVNGETLYGDIKRFSTIDPNSREVLDRKLDVYPNPVQDRLYLSHPENIQKIEVLDQVGKIILHLTPNAKNYELDLSTKVAGIYFLRVYSESFTHIRKIIKP from the coding sequence ATGAAAACAAAACTACTCCTTTTAGTACATGCCCTGCTTACACTAACCCTTTCAAGTGCTTCTGCTCAATGGAAATGGCTAAACCCTGAACCCTCTGGAAATACAGGTCAAAGCATTACTTTTACCGATGCTCAAAATGGCTTTATTCTGAGCGGCACACAGCTACTGCAAACACAGGATGCGGGCATTACCTGGAGCGTAAAGCAAGAAATTGCATCAAGTAACGAAATTCGTTTTAAGGACAATGCAGGCTATATTGTTGGTAATAACGGGTATGTTCTCCAAACCCTTAACCAGGGCGAATTCTGGCAGAAACTAGCTGTGAATACACAGGAAAACATAAATACTGTAAATATTCTACACGCTGACACCATCTACCTAACAAGCAATAAGAGCCTTCTGAAGTCAACAGATGGTGGAGCAAATTGGAACATTGTTACTATCCAGGCACCGAATACGAGTCCCCTTACCGTAACTAAATCCTTCTTCCTCAACTCTAAGGTAGGCCATGCTGTTTGTAACAATGGCTACATCCTCAAAACAATTAACGGGGGAACTAGCTGGTATGTAACCGAATCAGTTAACTTCTTCCCTGCTGGTTATTTCACCGTCTATTTTGTCAATAGTAAAGTCGGTTTTGCGTCTAGAGCGCATAGTGCCATTCTTAAAACAACAGATGGTGGTGAATCCTGGTTTGAACTTCCAAATACAACAGATGCGATTTATTCTTTCTCCTTCTTAACTGAAAGCATTGGCTACATTACCGGAGATCATGGAGTAATTCATAAAACTACCGACGGTGGGGCAACATGGCAATGGGTTGGTTTCCAAAATGGACGCATCGCAGGTTCTTCTATGTATGGCATCCACTTTACAGATGAAAATGTAGGATATGCGACCGGCATGCGAGGAAGAATCATAAAAACCACAGATGGGGGTAAGACCTGGAAAGAAAACTCCTTTACATATAACAACATCAACGATATGCACTTCCCGACCAATACGACGGGATATGCATTAGGGAGCGAACTCTACAAGACAACAGATAAGGGCGAAAATTGGACAACTATAAACACAGGATTGGATGAGAGTTACCATTACTACAGATTAGCCCAATTTTTTTCAGCGGATACAGGCTATGTTGTGACCCATCAAGGTTTGTATAGCAACAGTGTTGACCAGCTTCTGAGGACAAATGATGGTGGAACTACATGGACAAAATTAAAACTGCATACTTATGGAATCAGGATTTCGTCAATGCATTTCCTTAATCAGCAGATCGGCTATGTCTGTACTGATTCCTGGACCGGGAATGGCTTTTTGAAAACTATTAACGGAGGCGTGACCTGGCAGAAGGTTTCCGGTTTTACCGGCGCAAAAAAGATCCATTTTATCAATATGAATCAGGGCGTTGCTATCCGTTATGGTGATCTGTACACAACAACTGATGGCGGAATAAACTGGATAAAAGTCCATGAGGTATATGGTGACTTCACAGACATTAGTTTTGTGGATGAAAAGGTTGGCTATATTTCAGCTGAATACAATACTGTTTTAAAAACAGAGGACGGGGGCAGCACGTGGACGGAACTAAAAACCGAATATGACCACTTGCAAACGATTGCATTTTATAACGCAAACATTGGGTATGTTACGGGTGAATATGGCAGAAACTTTAAGACTTCGGATGGAGGCTTAACGTGGCAGTCCTTTGATATACCACATGGCATAACAAACTTATCTATCACAAAGGATAAAGACATCTTTGGTTCAGGTTTCTCAGGAAGAATTTTAAAAGGCGCACTCTCCTATGAAGAATATGTGCTGAATGCTCTTACGGCTTCAGAACTTGCTGCAGATGGCGCAACCCTAACTGCTATCGCAGCCTCTAATGGAGATCCTTTGACCAATATTAAAATCGAATATGGTGTTGCTGGATCACTTGACAAAAGCATTAACCTTACACCTACTGATGTATCTCCTAATACTTCGAAAAAGTTTAAGCTTAGCGTAGGTGATTTGCAACCAAATACGACATATTACTATCGAGTAAAAGCATTATATAAAGGTGTAGAGGTAACGAGCCAACTTGTAAAGTTTTCTACATTGCCTGCCTTCACTATAAACATGGATTACACATACTATCCTTCTTCAAATGAGGCTAAAGTTAGTTGCCAAGTAACCTCTCAGCTAGGAGAAATAACGAACATACAGTTTGAATATGCTAACAATCAAACATTTGAAAACGCGACCTATGTACATGCTACGCCCAATGTTGTCGCAAGCAAAACATCTTCCCACGTAAGCGCACAACTCCAGCGGCTAGAACCAGCTACACGGTATTTTGTCCGGTTAAAGATCAATTCCTTTGGTAAGGTTTACTACAGCAGCCCGACCGCTTTCTATACAAAACCAGAATACGTTATCAACATGCAGCCTCCAGTTGTATCTGCTACTGATATTAAATGGACTGCCAGAATTGATGCTAATAAAGATGCGATAACAGATATAGTTTTTGAGTATGGCAAAACACTTAGTTTTGGCAACCAAGTCGCTTCAACTCCCAATTCTGTCCTTAAAGATAGATGGCAGGCACAAGTACAAGTTACTTTAGCGGAGCTTGATCGAAATGCCATCTATTACTATAGAATAAAAGCCAAGCAGACGGGTAAAGTGATTTACAGCGCTGTAAATTTATTCAAAGCAACCGGAGGAGTACTTGTTGAGACCAGTAAAGCTGAAAATATCACGGGTGCCAGTGCGCTATTAACCGGCCTTGTTGCTCCACAAGGTAGCCTTATAAGTAATTTACAGTTTGAATATGGGGAAACAGATGCCTTAGGTAATTCTCTTCCTGCTGCTCCAAATTATTTGTATAGCGCAACTACTTCCAATGTGAAAGCTGAGGTGCGATCCCTCTTACCTGTTACTGGGTACTTCTATAGACTGAAAGGTACTGTAAACGGGGAAACCCTGTATGGTGATATAAAAAGATTCAGCACTATTGATCCCAATTCACGAGAAGTATTAGACCGAAAACTAGATGTATATCCAAACCCTGTTCAAGATAGGCTTTACCTCTCCCACCCGGAAAATATACAGAAGATTGAAGTGCTCGACCAAGTGGGTAAAATAATTCTACATCTCACCCCCAATGCCAAAAATTACGAGCTAGACCTTTCTACTAAGGTAGCTGGCATTTATTTTCTCCGGGTGTATAGTGAGAGCTTTACTCATATCCGAAAGATCATAAAGCCCTAG
- a CDS encoding integrase core domain-containing protein, whose amino-acid sequence MSLITDAYSRKIVGFFLSADLAAIGCIRALEMALATWLQQDYLIHHSDRGLQYCSQGYSKLLKEKGIAISMTQSGDPLENALAERVNGILKEELLEKVYPTFQEAQLAIAMAISIYNHQRPHLSVDMLTPVEAHSREGDLKRHWKNYYTANREKQASMH is encoded by the coding sequence CTGAGCCTGATTACCGATGCCTACAGCCGCAAGATCGTCGGCTTCTTTCTTAGCGCAGATCTTGCTGCTATCGGTTGCATTCGGGCTTTAGAAATGGCGCTCGCTACCTGGCTTCAGCAAGATTATCTCATCCACCATTCCGATAGGGGCTTGCAATACTGCAGCCAGGGGTATAGCAAGCTGTTAAAGGAAAAGGGGATTGCCATCTCTATGACACAAAGCGGTGATCCGCTGGAAAATGCGCTGGCAGAGCGGGTTAACGGTATCTTAAAAGAAGAGCTTCTGGAGAAAGTGTACCCAACATTCCAAGAAGCACAGTTAGCTATTGCCATGGCGATAAGCATCTACAATCACCAACGTCCGCATTTAAGCGTGGATATGCTTACGCCAGTAGAGGCACATAGCAGAGAAGGGGATCTGAAAAGGCATTGGAAGAACTACTATACAGCCAATAGAGAAAAGCAGGCATCTATGCATTAA
- a CDS encoding transposase, with protein MKDKALKERIVAEYLTSGLSYREVADRYGVDYRSLHLWVKEYQGGMKKPSRYRRARLLRELPTDRLPSNIETIQSELRKARLYNQALQGAILIAEEELGVPILKKSGTKQS; from the coding sequence ATGAAGGACAAAGCATTAAAAGAACGTATTGTAGCTGAATACCTTACTTCGGGGCTGAGCTATCGAGAAGTGGCAGATCGATATGGAGTTGATTACCGAAGCTTGCACCTCTGGGTAAAAGAATACCAAGGGGGCATGAAGAAACCATCCAGATACAGACGAGCCAGGTTGCTGCGGGAGTTGCCCACAGACAGGCTGCCAAGCAATATAGAAACCATACAGTCAGAGCTGCGCAAGGCCCGGCTCTACAACCAGGCACTGCAGGGGGCAATCCTTATAGCTGAGGAGGAGCTTGGGGTTCCTATCCTAAAAAAGTCTGGCACCAAGCAATCCTGA
- a CDS encoding cupin domain-containing protein has protein sequence MDSMKTVSEILNRLKDEGYTVDFNLADNCLACHGNSLQIYPDEFVVDKHYRFEGISDPGDAAVVYAISSTKYDVKGTLVDGYGIYSDGLTQELIQALHQKVYAGPAAATDPVPQQKSNEATPQRPDGERPLDAALVEMDLNAFRKQIKQEQAWQNSDRNSITVFKTNGMRVVLIGLHEGAEMKTHTAPGIISVQVLEGKIRFTTEQQAADLGVGQMLTLHTGIPHSVLAVEESVFLLTLAIFKPGK, from the coding sequence ATGGACAGCATGAAAACCGTTTCGGAAATACTGAACAGACTTAAAGATGAAGGCTATACCGTTGACTTCAACCTGGCTGATAATTGCCTGGCATGCCACGGCAACTCGCTACAGATTTACCCTGATGAATTCGTAGTGGACAAACACTATCGCTTTGAAGGTATTTCGGACCCGGGAGATGCTGCCGTAGTTTATGCTATCTCCTCTACTAAATACGATGTGAAAGGCACGCTGGTTGATGGGTACGGGATCTATAGTGATGGCCTGACCCAGGAACTGATACAGGCGCTACATCAGAAAGTGTACGCCGGCCCTGCCGCGGCAACAGATCCTGTGCCTCAGCAAAAATCTAACGAAGCTACCCCACAACGGCCAGATGGAGAGCGCCCGCTGGATGCGGCGCTGGTCGAGATGGACCTTAATGCTTTCAGAAAACAGATAAAGCAGGAGCAGGCCTGGCAAAACAGCGACCGCAACTCCATCACTGTCTTCAAAACAAATGGTATGCGCGTGGTACTGATAGGTCTGCACGAGGGTGCTGAAATGAAAACCCATACTGCGCCCGGTATCATCAGTGTACAGGTGCTGGAAGGAAAGATCCGGTTCACGACTGAGCAGCAAGCTGCCGACCTGGGAGTTGGCCAGATGCTTACTTTACATACCGGTATCCCGCACAGCGTGCTGGCGGTAGAAGAGTCTGTCTTTTTGCTGACGCTGGCTATTTTCAAACCGGGAAAATAG
- a CDS encoding RrF2 family transcriptional regulator, protein MISKACKYGIRAAVYVASRAGEGVKLNVKDIAKEVDAPEAFTAKILQILNKYRIITSLKGPYGGFFIEEYQLEQPVINIVNAIDGMAVFWECGLGLKKCSETHPCPCTTSLK, encoded by the coding sequence ATGATTTCCAAGGCATGTAAGTATGGGATTAGGGCGGCCGTTTATGTGGCCTCGAGGGCAGGTGAAGGGGTCAAGCTGAATGTGAAAGATATCGCGAAAGAAGTTGATGCGCCCGAGGCCTTTACTGCAAAAATACTGCAGATACTGAACAAGTACCGGATCATTACTTCTCTAAAAGGTCCGTATGGTGGATTTTTTATTGAAGAATACCAGCTGGAGCAACCTGTTATAAACATTGTGAATGCTATTGATGGCATGGCCGTTTTCTGGGAATGCGGACTGGGCCTGAAGAAGTGCTCGGAAACGCATCCCTGCCCCTGCACGACAAGTTTAAAGTAG
- a CDS encoding cupin domain-containing protein, with amino-acid sequence MEMKEIHANAAYKVLSVTLAKGEGMARHYATSDAFLVISEGKGILKLPEREVELQPGTTLTIPANEPHSMHVLEDLAATVVLASDAHIKFTDRVAAEKGKV; translated from the coding sequence ATGGAAATGAAAGAAATACATGCCAATGCTGCCTATAAAGTATTGAGCGTTACACTGGCCAAAGGAGAGGGGATGGCACGGCATTACGCTACTTCGGATGCGTTTCTGGTGATCAGTGAAGGCAAAGGAATTCTGAAACTTCCGGAAAGAGAAGTTGAACTACAGCCTGGCACTACCCTGACTATACCTGCCAATGAGCCGCACAGCATGCATGTGCTGGAAGATCTTGCAGCCACTGTTGTTCTGGCTTCCGATGCACACATTAAATTTACAGACCGCGTTGCTGCGGAAAAAGGCAAAGTTTAG
- a CDS encoding group III truncated hemoglobin — protein sequence MKAKHDITGLEDIKLLVDEFYTLVRNDELLAPIFLFRLNTHWEPHLEKMYSFWNAALFGVKGYTGNPFAKHATMPVDGAHFERWLSLFLGTVDTYFEGPVAEDAKLRAQIMAANFERRIEGLKGSDKITLV from the coding sequence ATGAAAGCAAAACACGACATTACCGGACTGGAGGATATAAAATTACTGGTAGATGAATTCTATACATTGGTCCGGAACGACGAACTGCTGGCGCCTATTTTTCTTTTCAGGCTAAACACGCACTGGGAACCGCACCTGGAAAAGATGTATTCGTTCTGGAATGCCGCCCTGTTCGGGGTGAAGGGGTATACCGGTAATCCGTTTGCAAAGCATGCCACTATGCCCGTAGACGGAGCGCATTTCGAGCGCTGGCTTTCTTTGTTCCTGGGCACGGTTGATACTTACTTTGAAGGGCCTGTAGCAGAAGATGCTAAGTTAAGAGCACAGATCATGGCAGCCAACTTTGAGAGGCGCATCGAGGGGTTGAAAGGAAGCGATAAGATCACACTGGTATAG
- a CDS encoding cytochrome C gives MEDKSSVIIFVDDDPQPIGSFKSPINFELDTRKLVDGEHILRIVSKDPSGKEGIRKIPFVVRNGPDITVEGISENEVVDGVLPIMVSAYGKGDQKVFLIEGSETPRSIPNWVWILHIIFGGWAMYYLITQFAI, from the coding sequence ATGGAAGATAAAAGTTCTGTAATAATATTTGTGGACGACGATCCGCAGCCCATCGGCTCCTTCAAATCGCCCATCAACTTTGAGCTGGATACCCGGAAACTGGTAGATGGAGAACATATCCTGCGTATCGTCAGCAAAGACCCGTCCGGTAAAGAAGGCATCCGTAAAATTCCGTTTGTAGTGCGCAACGGTCCGGACATAACCGTGGAAGGCATTTCGGAGAACGAAGTAGTAGACGGTGTGTTGCCCATCATGGTAAGCGCTTACGGCAAAGGCGATCAGAAAGTGTTCCTGATAGAAGGCAGTGAAACCCCGCGCAGCATTCCTAACTGGGTCTGGATTCTGCACATCATTTTCGGCGGCTGGGCCATGTATTACCTGATCACACAATTTGCCATATAA
- a CDS encoding hexameric tyrosine-coordinated heme protein: MQNQEEDYMPSLITATPFEGRQLAIKLSRKSIGAIQPDAATRQQLRAAYASDTGQLIASAHVIAVEFQTIAQANNYWRTKG, encoded by the coding sequence ATGCAAAACCAGGAAGAAGATTACATGCCAAGTCTGATCACGGCAACTCCTTTTGAAGGACGGCAACTGGCCATAAAGTTATCCCGGAAATCCATAGGCGCTATTCAGCCGGATGCCGCCACCAGGCAGCAGCTGCGTGCTGCATATGCTTCTGATACAGGGCAGTTGATCGCATCGGCGCATGTGATTGCAGTAGAATTTCAGACGATTGCTCAGGCAAATAATTACTGGCGTACAAAAGGCTAA
- a CDS encoding cbb3-type cytochrome c oxidase subunit II: protein MMDFFNDYRKLYLSALSLFVLLTILVAIMPAISNQNNNSPLPTEEVLSDAALAGKALYVANGCVACHTQQVRNLDMDKMWGKRPSIAADYASEHRTDLWRNTATLMGTERTGPDLTDIGNRQPSAEWNLLHLYQPRAVVAESIMPAYPWLFEEKAELEEGDVEIPVPDVFRKGVKGRIVATQDALNLVAYLQSLKQAQLPEAIVAPEFLYKREEKLKAATAGVDDLGLDGVALYAANCQSCHQANGEGLKGAFPPLKGSQIVLDDNPEVLIDVVMNGYDARAEFASMPAIGTNMKLSAAEVAAIINHERTSWGNNARKVSVEEVQKIMDLLKQTAKK from the coding sequence ATGATGGACTTTTTTAACGATTACAGAAAACTATACCTGTCGGCACTCAGCTTATTCGTGCTGCTTACTATCCTGGTGGCCATTATGCCGGCTATCAGCAATCAGAATAACAACAGTCCGCTACCAACCGAGGAGGTCCTGAGTGATGCCGCTCTGGCTGGCAAGGCGCTCTATGTGGCCAACGGCTGTGTGGCCTGCCATACGCAGCAGGTGCGTAACCTGGATATGGATAAGATGTGGGGCAAGCGCCCCAGCATTGCTGCCGATTACGCCAGCGAGCACCGCACCGACCTGTGGCGCAATACTGCCACCCTGATGGGGACCGAGCGCACCGGTCCTGACCTTACGGATATAGGCAACCGCCAGCCCAGTGCCGAATGGAATCTGCTACACCTGTACCAGCCGCGAGCAGTGGTAGCAGAGTCAATTATGCCGGCCTACCCGTGGCTGTTTGAAGAAAAGGCAGAACTGGAAGAAGGCGATGTGGAAATTCCTGTGCCCGATGTTTTCCGGAAGGGTGTGAAAGGCAGGATTGTCGCAACACAAGATGCCCTGAACCTGGTAGCCTACCTGCAATCTTTAAAGCAGGCCCAACTACCGGAAGCTATAGTTGCACCTGAATTTTTATACAAGCGCGAAGAAAAGCTTAAAGCTGCCACTGCCGGAGTGGATGACCTGGGACTGGACGGTGTAGCGCTTTATGCAGCCAATTGCCAGAGTTGCCACCAGGCCAATGGCGAAGGTTTGAAAGGAGCGTTCCCGCCGCTGAAAGGCAGCCAAATTGTACTGGACGATAACCCGGAAGTGCTGATAGATGTGGTGATGAATGGCTACGATGCCCGGGCGGAGTTTGCGTCCATGCCGGCTATCGGAACGAATATGAAACTGTCAGCTGCTGAAGTAGCTGCCATTATCAACCACGAGCGTACCAGTTGGGGCAACAACGCACGTAAGGTGTCGGTAGAAGAAGTACAGAAGATCATGGATCTCCTGAAACAGACAGCAAAGAAATAA
- a CDS encoding cbb3-type cytochrome c oxidase subunit I translates to MTKQKNDSKVPRNFFKFLFPLLLTFLQFLTTSAFAQTGNDAGDDLFTLPGIIITITLLLIPVVAALFLLVVKANALFKNIQKRKDTEEAVRFAAYLKTLNVDQLEALQNDRKHQDYHLNNKELAGPFSPADSRGLLSSINEQANIRFIEAKRKAIVRPGIDPALSRLILWFLGTATFWLVFGTSVGEYVGIKFVAPDVDQVSWLSFGRLRPVHTNAVFWGWSSLAMLGLGYYVVPRVSNIQIHSLKAGWWTLILINASVVLGTIALMAGINNGGGEYREYIWPIQLLFGIGLVITLINYLKTVANRKTTEIYVSNWYIVAAVMFAIVISIVAYVPNFQNGLGETIIQGYYMHQGVGMWFMLFTLGLVYYYLPQQLNKPIYSYSLGILAFWSQIFFYTLIGTHHFVFSAIPWSLQTVAIVGSAGMIIPVVSGTTNFVMTFRGVWHKVAGSYTLPFFIVGIIFYFTGSLQGTAEAFRSTNLIWHFTDFTVAHSHLTMYGIIAFFLWGGIYAIVPRLTRQEPPQVTVGIHFWMAFIGMMFYTVPLMWGGTMRGLMWIEGLPFIESVTMMAPYWLWRAIGGSLMWVSHLVFAYNMYNMINPRKTVNINDTAIKNLRSKEVELVHISNE, encoded by the coding sequence ATGACCAAACAAAAAAATGACAGTAAAGTCCCCCGAAATTTTTTTAAGTTCCTTTTTCCTTTACTGCTCACTTTCCTTCAATTCTTAACGACTTCTGCATTCGCTCAAACGGGGAACGACGCCGGTGACGACTTATTCACTTTGCCGGGCATCATCATTACCATTACCCTGCTGCTCATCCCGGTTGTAGCCGCCCTTTTCCTGCTCGTGGTAAAAGCCAACGCCCTGTTTAAGAACATACAGAAAAGAAAAGACACCGAAGAAGCCGTTCGCTTCGCTGCCTATCTCAAAACACTGAACGTGGACCAGCTGGAAGCCCTTCAAAATGACAGGAAACACCAGGATTATCACTTGAATAACAAAGAACTTGCCGGTCCGTTTTCCCCCGCAGATTCCAGAGGGCTGCTAAGCAGTATAAACGAACAGGCCAACATCCGCTTTATAGAAGCCAAGCGCAAAGCCATTGTACGACCTGGTATTGACCCGGCACTCTCAAGGCTCATCCTTTGGTTTTTAGGCACTGCTACATTCTGGTTGGTCTTCGGTACTTCGGTAGGGGAGTATGTGGGCATTAAGTTTGTTGCGCCAGATGTGGATCAGGTCAGTTGGCTGAGCTTTGGAAGGTTGCGCCCGGTGCATACCAACGCGGTGTTCTGGGGCTGGTCGTCGCTGGCTATGCTTGGGCTGGGCTATTACGTCGTGCCGAGGGTCAGTAACATCCAGATCCATAGTTTAAAAGCCGGCTGGTGGACGCTGATTCTTATCAATGCATCGGTTGTGCTGGGTACCATTGCGCTGATGGCGGGTATCAATAATGGCGGCGGCGAGTATCGAGAATACATCTGGCCCATTCAGTTGCTGTTCGGCATCGGCCTTGTCATCACGCTTATCAATTACCTGAAAACAGTAGCTAACCGCAAAACGACAGAGATCTATGTATCGAACTGGTACATTGTGGCAGCAGTAATGTTTGCTATCGTGATATCTATAGTTGCCTATGTGCCTAATTTCCAGAACGGTCTCGGCGAAACCATTATCCAGGGTTACTACATGCACCAGGGAGTGGGCATGTGGTTTATGCTCTTTACACTCGGGTTGGTTTATTATTATTTGCCACAGCAGCTCAACAAGCCTATTTATTCCTATAGTTTAGGGATACTCGCTTTCTGGTCGCAGATATTCTTTTATACGCTCATCGGAACACACCATTTTGTATTCAGCGCTATACCCTGGTCGCTGCAAACAGTCGCGATCGTGGGAAGTGCCGGTATGATCATCCCGGTCGTGTCAGGCACCACCAACTTTGTGATGACCTTTCGGGGCGTCTGGCATAAAGTGGCGGGCAGTTATACTCTGCCGTTCTTTATCGTAGGTATCATCTTCTATTTTACGGGGTCCTTGCAGGGTACAGCAGAGGCCTTTCGTAGTACCAACCTGATCTGGCACTTCACAGACTTTACAGTAGCGCACTCGCATCTGACTATGTACGGCATCATCGCCTTCTTTTTGTGGGGTGGGATCTATGCTATAGTTCCGCGGCTTACACGTCAGGAGCCACCGCAGGTTACGGTAGGCATACACTTCTGGATGGCCTTTATCGGGATGATGTTTTATACTGTTCCGCTAATGTGGGGCGGCACCATGCGCGGGTTGATGTGGATAGAAGGGTTGCCATTTATAGAGAGTGTGACCATGATGGCGCCTTACTGGTTGTGGCGTGCCATTGGAGGCTCGCTGATGTGGGTATCGCATCTGGTGTTTGCCTATAATATGTATAACATGATAAACCCACGCAAAACAGTCAATATCAACGACACGGCTATCAAAAACTTACGCTCTAAAGAAGTGGAGCTAGTACATATCAGCAATGAATAA
- a CDS encoding PQQ-dependent sugar dehydrogenase yields MKKLFYLLCISLFSAACTVQEPSVPVSVLTKEMPVVPVPDAVAAKVPPGYKAEVFMQDLNWPTSVDFDESGNVYVAEAGYVYGDPFAPARIFRISPDGQLNLFADGFLGPITDILWHQGTLYVSHRGKISSVSSNGAVKDLVTGLPSYGDHFNNQMTVGPDGKLYFGQGVATNSGVVGLDNAYPYIWLLLWPNEHDIPAKDIKLTRESFLTPQPSNVLARQGNLLTLGSNVTYAVTSIFNRNRETSLLVRTRGFQLFGEHTRTIKGQMRASGTILRMNTDGSGLEVYAWGLRNPFGVMWGPDGQLYVTDNGYDERGSRPIANAKDNIYQIKQDGWYGYSDYSSSLPVTDPQFRSERGPKLKFLMAEHPEVKKK; encoded by the coding sequence ATGAAAAAACTCTTTTATTTACTCTGCATCAGCTTATTTTCAGCTGCCTGTACTGTTCAGGAACCATCTGTTCCAGTCAGCGTCCTCACCAAGGAAATGCCTGTAGTGCCTGTGCCGGATGCTGTAGCGGCAAAAGTACCACCAGGTTATAAGGCCGAAGTATTTATGCAGGACCTGAACTGGCCAACCAGCGTTGATTTTGACGAAAGCGGAAATGTATATGTTGCGGAAGCCGGCTATGTGTACGGCGACCCCTTTGCCCCGGCAAGGATATTTCGTATTTCGCCGGACGGGCAACTGAACCTGTTTGCTGATGGCTTCCTGGGACCAATTACCGATATTTTATGGCACCAGGGTACCTTATATGTTTCGCACAGGGGCAAGATCTCTTCTGTAAGCAGCAACGGCGCTGTCAAAGACCTGGTAACCGGGCTGCCCAGTTATGGCGACCATTTCAATAACCAGATGACTGTGGGGCCTGATGGTAAGCTATATTTCGGGCAGGGCGTGGCAACCAACTCCGGTGTGGTCGGACTCGACAATGCGTATCCTTATATCTGGCTCCTTCTATGGCCCAATGAACATGACATCCCGGCTAAAGACATAAAGCTAACCCGTGAAAGCTTCCTGACGCCACAGCCCAGCAATGTACTGGCCCGCCAGGGAAATCTGCTGACACTGGGAAGCAATGTGACCTATGCCGTTACCAGTATTTTTAACCGCAACCGGGAAACATCGCTGCTGGTACGTACACGTGGTTTTCAGCTGTTCGGGGAGCACACCCGCACAATTAAAGGCCAGATGAGAGCAAGTGGCACTATTCTCAGAATGAACACCGATGGCTCAGGCCTGGAAGTGTACGCCTGGGGACTGCGTAACCCGTTTGGTGTGATGTGGGGACCTGACGGACAACTATACGTGACCGACAATGGCTACGATGAAAGGGGAAGCCGGCCAATTGCAAACGCCAAAGACAACATTTACCAGATCAAACAGGATGGCTGGTATGGCTACTCGGACTATTCCAGTAGCCTTCCGGTAACAGATCCGCAATTCCGCTCCGAGCGTGGCCCGAAGCTCAAGTTCCTGATGGCCGAACATCCCGAAGTTAAAAAAAAATAG